The bacterium genome segment ATGGCGGCGTGATTACTACTTATTTAGCCCACTTATTAGAGATGAATTTAAACAAGGTATGGTCTATCTCACTTAAGAATAGTGCGGTAACAATCATAAGTTTTTCTAAAGAATTTCCTTGCGTTTTAGTCTTTAATGATACCTGCCATCTGGATTTTGATGAGGATTTGGTCACATGGTAAAGGGAAGAGATGATTATGATTCCACTGTAGAATTTTCAGAAGAGGATGCTAAAGAATGGGTTATTATGGCACATAAATATCTTCAGGGGAAACGGTCATGCCCCTGCAGGGCACAAAGGACGATGAAAAATAATAGCACGCTGATGACGCGGATGATGCGGATATTCGCGGATATAAGATAGAAAAAAGAGAAAAAATCGGCGAAAATCCGTTAAATCCGCGTTATCCGCGTGCTATTTTAACATTATTTTCAGGAGAACGGTTATGAATAACAATTTAGACTGGTTAAAGAAAAATTATCCAGAAATGGATGTAGAAAAATTTGGTGAAATTCGCCAGAAATACCTGCGAAATGAGTTAGAAGTAATTTATGACGGTGAGATTTGTTCATTAAAAGGAACAAAATATATGAGTTCTTATGACGAGTTATCTGTAATTGAGCAACAAAATGGGCTTATACCAGGTTACTTTTCTCAAAGAGGATTTGACCTGGCAGAAAATGGTAAGTTAGGGATGATAATCTTAAACGGTGGTGTTGCTACTTCGTATGAGAAAGAATTAGGCTATCGACCAACTAAAGGTATATTTCAAGCAATTATGCTTACACCAATTAGTTTTATTGCCATCAAACTTTATTCTATCTATCAAACTGGACTACCCATACCAACATATTTTATGAATAGTCCGTCAACAGATAAAGATACAAAAGACTACCTTAAAAAATTTAATGATTTCAATCTGAAAGTCAAACCAAAACATTTTTGCCAGGATTTGGGTTGGCCAAGAATTAATCCCAAAACCGCAGAATTAATCACTCGCAAAAGCGGCAGATTAAGCATCGTTACTAAAGGACACGGCGATGTCTATCAAGCGTTTGAAAAAAGTGGACTTTATGATGAATTTATTAATAACGGTGGAGAGATACTTTTAATCTGTAATGTGGATAACTCTGAGGCAAAAATAGACCTGGCTATCGCGGGATATTTTTCCTGGCTCAATGAAACACAACAGGTGCAAATAATGTTTGAATCTGCCCGGCAATCTGCAGAGGACAAAAAAGGCGGAAAATGTGTTCTGATGAAACAACCAGATGGTCAAACAGGACCGGGTATTTTAGAACTTACCCGAATTTCACCACACAGCCATAATGATTTGTTGAATATAGAAGAATTTAATACCAATATGGGCTGGCTACATACCTCAATTGATAGGAAGATGTTTGATTTGCCATTCCGCGTGATAAAAAAACCTCGACTGACTAATGTTGATGACCCGGAGATAGGAGAAAGTCAAGAGGTAGTTCAATTTGAACATGAGGCACATAAACTTGTGGAACTGGTTGAATTAGGACATTCACATATCCTTTTTGTCCCACGAGATTTACGTTTCTGGCCAAATAAATACTTTCATGACCAGATTAAAAAACAAAAACTATTAGTGGAAAAATACAAAAATTTGTATGATTGGTTGTTTAAATTAAATCCCTCAGCGAATGAATGCATATTACCCGTTAAAACTGAATTGCTAAATCAATTAGGATTTGAAAAAGGGATTGTTACTTCACAGATAACGATTAGAGGTAACTATTCAGGTAGCAGGTAAAAAGGTAATCGTTCACCACACAGACCCAGAGAATGATTTTAGAAAAAGCACTGAGACAGCAAATAATTAGGGCAGTAATAGAAGTTACAGAGTGAAGTTCTATTTCAAATTCAGTAACCGTTCAGGCTATATATCAAAAGTGTAAGAAAGGGGATAAGGAGATAAGGGCGATATGGAGATAAGATAATAGAAATAGATTGAAATTTATAGAATTCGAAGAATGTTGCGAAGCAAAAATAGGTAGAAATTGATTGTGGGAAACAACAAATTTCCATAAATTTCTATTAGTAGTTTCTACTAATTTCAATTTTTTTAATAATATCTCCCTATCTCCTTAATCTCCACATCTCCTTTTGTTACACCACCTGAACGCTTACCAAATTCACAGACATTAATCTATCCATAAAATTTTTATAATTAACTTCCCAATTAGGTTCCCAGATATAATCTTTGTTAATTTCATTGTTTGAATTATGTGTTATAATAAGATTCATTAATTCCTCTGCATTCGAAAATCGTTTAATTATGCTTCTGGGAAAATATAAATCTGTAAATGGGTGGTCAATGACAAAAACAGATTTACAAAAACCTATTGATTCAAACAAAACAGTGGAAGGTTCACCGACTACGAAATCTGTATTTGATAAACTTAAATACACATTTTGTTCAGTATCTATTTTTATTGTATTTTTGGCTATAATCTCAGAATACCTCTCTTTCACATCAGGTAACTCAATGGGATGGACTCTAAAAGAAACATCATATTTACTGTTATCAATGATACAGAGGAACTTTAAGACAATTTCTTTCATATCTGGAATTAGCCCGCCAGAGAAGACAATTAATATTTTTGTTTTAGTCCGAGATTGATTGGTAGTGGATATTTTTTTTATATTTTCGCAATAGAACGGATTACCAATTGTTATTTTCTTAACGGGCAAATTTATTACTTCACTCCAATATTTACCATAAGTTAAGAAATAATCAGGCAAATATTCCTTGTAAATATCTGAATTAAGTATGGCGTGACCATAATTGTATGCCGGATGATTTTCATAAACAAGACCATGTTCTGGTTCTATGGTAATAATATTTCTTGCCTTAGCCCATTTCAGAATATAACTATTTCCACCATAACTGCCATCTTCTAAAAATATTACTTTGGGATTAAATTTGTCAAATAATTTATTATATAAATAATAATATATAGTTAACCTTTTCGAAATATACAACAAAGCATCTTCTATTGTATTTAACTCTGATTTTTCAAGTTGATACGGAAAAAGTTGTTCTAAAAATTTTCGCAGATTTTTTATGGTGATAATATCTTTTTTGCCTGGCTTAACAAACTTTGATTTAATATAACCGGCAAGAGGGATGAAATCGTGATAACAAATATTGGGAAAATATCTTGGTGTATAATATATTCTTCTTCTTACAGAATCTTCTATTAACAAAGTTTTATCCTTATTTATAAAAGCAAAATGGTCGCTTACTCTATTAAAATATTTATCTCCCATTTTTACATTTGTAATTCCAGAGCAAAACATTAAAATATCATATTTGGTTTTTAAACGGTATTTGAAGGGATTATTAAGGAGTGTATTTTTTAAATATATAAAAGTTAATTTTTCCCTTGATGAAGGAAGCTGACCAAGATTATATTCTTTGCAAATCGGGATGTTATGCAAATCAAATCTCATAAATGGCCACATAAGAATATTATCAAATTCAAATCTAAAATCGAATATTTCTGAATTGTTTTCGATAATTAAAGAATTTTTTAAAGTCCACATTTTACATATCCTTATTTTGTTTCCAAAAGCTAAACCAGGGCATAGAATAGACCTTTGCACTTAATATCCAGGTAAGGATAAATATAATAAAAAAACTAATTGTTGCTGATTGAGCGGCACCTATTGCGCCGTTAGCCTTTATTAGAAAATAATTTAGAACTATATTAACACCTGCGGAAAAAAATGTTATGCAGGCTAAAAGATAAGTTTTTTTAACATAAAAGATATAGTTAGCGACCATATAATACATACCGTTTGCCGCATAGCCCAAAGCAATCCACAAGACATATTTATATGCAGAATGAAAACCCTCTCCCACAAAAAATTTTAGCAAAAATGGAGCGATAAAACTTAACACTAATGATAGACTAATTATAGCAATACAGTATAAATATGTGAATTTAACAATCTTTACTTTTGTAGAATAATTATTTTCCTTTAATTTTTCATATAGAAATGGTGACCAGGTTTGATTAAATGAAGTGGCTAATAAACCTATAATCATCCCTACTTGATAACCTACCATGTAAATACCTGTTGTAGCAACACCCACCATTGAATTAATGAAAATTCTATCTATGCCTGACATTACCCAACCACCTAACGCATGTGGAATAAGGGGAATACCAAAAAACAAGGCATCTTTAATATAACTTTTATTAAATGAAAACCCGATATATTTTTTTTTGAAAATGATAAAAATAGATATAAAAGCAAAGATAATCGAGGTAATAATTATACCTGATAATCTCCCCTGCCATTTCCAGCCCAATACTACTACAAAGAACAAAGATA includes the following:
- a CDS encoding oligosaccharide flippase family protein; the protein is MNNNFNLAYILKHKLVTTTFVYTNSNIIVSAIPFLLLPILTRYLTPADYGIVATFQVILAIITIVVGLNTHGAVAVNFFQLNEQEIKIYIGNITFIIIISFVLTFGLISMFIKPLSHLLKFPEGWLPIIVVSALAHSISLVILTFWQVKQKPIPYGMFQIAQMFINISLSLFFVVVLGWKWQGRLSGIIITSIIFAFISIFIIFKKKYIGFSFNKSYIKDALFFGIPLIPHALGGWVMSGIDRIFINSMVGVATTGIYMVGYQVGMIIGLLATSFNQTWSPFLYEKLKENNYSTKVKIVKFTYLYCIAIISLSLVLSFIAPFLLKFFVGEGFHSAYKYVLWIALGYAANGMYYMVANYIFYVKKTYLLACITFFSAGVNIVLNYFLIKANGAIGAAQSATISFFIIFILTWILSAKVYSMPWFSFWKQNKDM
- a CDS encoding UTP--glucose-1-phosphate uridylyltransferase, with protein sequence MNNNLDWLKKNYPEMDVEKFGEIRQKYLRNELEVIYDGEICSLKGTKYMSSYDELSVIEQQNGLIPGYFSQRGFDLAENGKLGMIILNGGVATSYEKELGYRPTKGIFQAIMLTPISFIAIKLYSIYQTGLPIPTYFMNSPSTDKDTKDYLKKFNDFNLKVKPKHFCQDLGWPRINPKTAELITRKSGRLSIVTKGHGDVYQAFEKSGLYDEFINNGGEILLICNVDNSEAKIDLAIAGYFSWLNETQQVQIMFESARQSAEDKKGGKCVLMKQPDGQTGPGILELTRISPHSHNDLLNIEEFNTNMGWLHTSIDRKMFDLPFRVIKKPRLTNVDDPEIGESQEVVQFEHEAHKLVELVELGHSHILFVPRDLRFWPNKYFHDQIKKQKLLVEKYKNLYDWLFKLNPSANECILPVKTELLNQLGFEKGIVTSQITIRGNYSGSR